One genomic segment of Hydrocarboniclastica marina includes these proteins:
- a CDS encoding MerR family transcriptional regulator has product MTEKQSFTISELAREFDVTTRSMRFYEDEGLLRPERVGQKRIYSSRDRVRLKLILRGKRMGFSLAETRELFDLWDATPAGDERQLKLMLKTLDRKRMQLEQQKQDIAQAQIELDSAEARCREALAEVRRKQGKPASHL; this is encoded by the coding sequence ATGACTGAGAAACAGAGCTTCACCATCAGCGAACTGGCGCGGGAGTTCGACGTGACGACCCGGAGCATGCGCTTCTATGAAGATGAAGGTCTTTTGAGGCCAGAGCGGGTCGGCCAGAAACGCATATACAGCTCACGGGACCGGGTTCGCCTCAAGCTGATCCTGAGGGGCAAACGCATGGGGTTTTCCCTCGCCGAGACCAGGGAACTGTTTGATCTCTGGGACGCCACCCCGGCGGGCGATGAGCGACAGCTGAAGCTCATGCTGAAGACCCTCGACCGCAAGCGCATGCAGCTTGAGCAACAGAAGCAGGACATCGCCCAGGCTCAGATTGAGCTCGACAGTGCCGAGGCGCGCTGTCGCGAGGCGCTTGCCGAAGTGCGGCGAAAACAGGGAAAACCAGCATCCCACCTTTAG
- the dauA gene encoding C4-dicarboxylic acid transporter DauA, with protein MPDRHLTQIRFGAGIRDTVLKGYGRADLLADLWAGLTVGIIAIPLAMALAIASGVPPQYGLYTAIVAGLIAALLGGSRYSVTGPTAAFVVLLVPVAQNYGLGGLLTATFLAGLMLVMLGLTRLGRLLQFVPNAVILGFTAGIAVVIASLQLNDFLGLGVETLPEGFTGRLGALIEQVDAVHLPTLLVGLVTLVILVLWPRLGVRIPGHLIAVLAGTLLALALEYWLPGAAGIETIGSRFSYLIDGVEGRGIPPVLPAFQWPWDYPGPDALPLGFSWSTVQSLLGPAMAIAALGAIESLLCATVLDGMTRTRHNANGELVGQGLANIVAPFFGGFVATAAIARSAANVRAGGRTPVAAAIHSVTVLAGILLLARYLAFVPMAVMAALLLVVAWNISEARHVVRVIRRAPREDVLVLLVCLTLTVFVDMVMAIAVGIVLASLLFMRTMAQHARVAVMDDTSPRMSGTPPPGVRVYRFDGPLFFAAAEKTVGTLRQVPDSFHRVIFYMDGVPVIDASGAVALVGLIEDLLARKIAVTIADLPSAPRQILMRSGLDGLMAQVTLTDSLKGALEHAREAGTGLPAG; from the coding sequence ATGCCTGATAGACACCTGACCCAGATACGGTTTGGGGCTGGTATACGGGACACCGTGCTGAAGGGCTACGGTCGGGCTGACCTGCTGGCCGATCTGTGGGCCGGCCTAACGGTCGGGATCATCGCGATTCCGCTGGCCATGGCGCTGGCGATCGCAAGCGGAGTCCCGCCCCAGTACGGGCTTTATACGGCTATTGTCGCGGGCCTCATCGCGGCGCTGCTGGGTGGCTCCCGCTATAGCGTGACGGGGCCGACCGCCGCCTTCGTAGTCCTGCTGGTACCTGTCGCACAGAACTATGGCCTCGGCGGATTGCTGACCGCTACGTTTCTCGCCGGGCTGATGCTGGTCATGTTGGGGCTGACACGGCTGGGTCGTCTGCTGCAGTTTGTGCCCAATGCCGTCATCCTCGGGTTTACAGCGGGTATTGCGGTGGTAATTGCGAGCCTGCAGCTCAATGATTTCCTCGGGCTGGGCGTCGAGACCCTGCCAGAGGGCTTCACCGGTCGGCTTGGCGCGCTTATCGAACAGGTTGATGCGGTACACCTGCCCACGCTCCTGGTGGGCCTGGTCACCCTGGTTATCCTGGTTCTCTGGCCGCGATTGGGGGTAAGAATTCCTGGCCACCTGATCGCTGTGCTGGCGGGAACCCTGTTGGCGCTGGCCTTGGAATACTGGCTACCTGGCGCCGCAGGTATTGAAACCATAGGGTCGCGCTTCAGTTACCTGATCGACGGGGTCGAGGGGCGCGGTATTCCGCCGGTATTGCCGGCGTTCCAGTGGCCCTGGGATTACCCTGGTCCTGACGCTCTGCCACTGGGCTTTTCATGGTCTACCGTTCAGTCGCTTTTGGGCCCGGCCATGGCCATTGCCGCCCTGGGCGCTATCGAATCCCTGCTGTGCGCGACGGTGCTGGACGGGATGACGCGGACCAGACACAACGCCAACGGCGAACTGGTCGGGCAGGGGCTCGCCAATATAGTCGCGCCGTTTTTCGGTGGCTTTGTCGCTACAGCGGCGATCGCCCGCTCCGCGGCCAATGTGCGCGCCGGCGGCCGAACGCCGGTTGCGGCAGCCATTCACTCGGTGACCGTTCTGGCGGGGATCCTGCTGCTGGCCCGCTACCTGGCTTTCGTGCCTATGGCCGTGATGGCGGCGTTGCTGCTGGTCGTGGCCTGGAACATCAGTGAAGCGCGGCATGTGGTGAGAGTCATACGGCGGGCGCCGCGTGAAGACGTGCTGGTGTTGCTGGTGTGCCTGACGCTCACGGTATTTGTCGATATGGTCATGGCCATAGCCGTGGGCATTGTGCTGGCCTCACTGCTGTTCATGCGCACCATGGCCCAGCATGCCCGTGTCGCTGTAATGGATGACACCAGCCCACGGATGAGCGGTACACCGCCGCCCGGGGTACGGGTGTACCGGTTTGACGGGCCGCTGTTTTTTGCGGCAGCGGAAAAAACGGTCGGTACCTTACGCCAGGTCCCGGATTCATTCCATCGGGTTATTTTCTACATGGACGGTGTGCCGGTGATCGACGCCAGTGGAGCAGTGGCGCTGGTTGGGCTGATCGAGGACCTGCTTGCGCGAAAAATCGCGGTGACAATTGCAGACTTGCCGTCCGCACCACGCCAGATCCTGATGCGTAGCGGCCTGGATGGGCTAATGGCTCAGGTCACCCTGACCGATTCGCTTAAAGGTGCGCTCGAACATGCCCGGGAGGCTGGGACAGGGTTACCGGCGGGGTAG
- a CDS encoding Lon protease family protein, with translation MKPLAPSKLYKPCTQKDLPFRSTRSLKPLNEIVGQGRAQEAVRFAMAMPHGGYNVYAVGANGLGKRTMMMRYLDQFAEHEHSAEDWCYVPNYDDPREPKVLRLPPSMGHQLKQDLEKLMARLVNAIPQAFDNERFLDRAEKLKNEYGRRHEGELAKLAAEARKKGVDLSVTTPGGYRLVGMNGDEPHTTDSFAALAAEEREALEEKINKLEKKLRRLLRRFAEWEQEYTEKQLLLNQETIDSVAAHLLQALAEKYQSQPQIVEHLEAMREDMVDNLDIFLEDSEDQAAFAYAALDRKMPRRYLVNLLVHHKNDKVPVIVEDNPTYHNLFGYVENVTYKGTVFTDFSLIRPGSLHKANGGYLLMDAIKVLEQPYVWDGLKRALRSRQLTINSLERELTFSGTISLEPEPIPLEVKIVLFGDRETWLLLQEHDPEFAELFRVTADFENEMPRTPESQSLYAKFIASLVVEKDLLHCSRTAVARIIEYSARLAEHQDRLSLHAADIANLLRESDFWARQSKARQIGRDHIDQALESARHRSSRIRDHIYQSIADGTTLLSVTGLVVGQVNALSVLSTGGYEFGMPNRISAVCHYGDGDIIDIERDVKLGGSMHSKGVLILSSWLASHFARTHPMHLSASLTFEQSYSEVDGDSASLAELCALISALSEIPIQQRFAVTGSVNQFGEVQPVGGLNEKIEGFFDACELKGLSGDQGVIIPSTNVSNLMLNEKVMDAAKAGKFTIHAVTRVEDAVELLMGKAAGKAGRGKRYLKGTVFGAIQKRLDDMRAEERAEQSAGLEQLEAHLHRQ, from the coding sequence TTGAAGCCACTTGCTCCGTCCAAGCTCTATAAGCCGTGCACCCAGAAAGACCTTCCGTTCCGCTCCACCCGATCCTTGAAGCCGTTGAATGAAATCGTTGGTCAGGGCCGGGCCCAGGAGGCCGTCCGCTTTGCCATGGCCATGCCCCACGGCGGTTATAACGTCTACGCGGTGGGAGCCAACGGCTTGGGCAAGCGCACCATGATGATGCGGTACCTGGACCAGTTTGCGGAGCATGAGCACAGCGCTGAAGACTGGTGTTATGTGCCGAACTACGACGATCCCCGGGAGCCGAAAGTATTGCGCCTGCCCCCGTCCATGGGCCACCAGCTCAAGCAGGATCTGGAAAAACTCATGGCGCGGCTGGTCAATGCCATTCCCCAGGCGTTCGACAATGAACGCTTCCTGGACCGGGCCGAGAAACTCAAGAACGAATACGGCCGGCGTCACGAAGGCGAACTGGCCAAGCTTGCGGCTGAGGCCCGTAAGAAGGGTGTCGATCTCTCGGTGACCACGCCGGGGGGTTATCGCCTGGTGGGCATGAACGGCGATGAGCCTCACACCACGGACTCTTTTGCTGCTCTGGCTGCAGAAGAGCGCGAGGCTCTCGAAGAGAAGATCAACAAGCTGGAGAAAAAACTGAGGCGTCTGCTGCGCCGGTTCGCCGAATGGGAGCAGGAATACACCGAGAAGCAGCTGTTGCTGAACCAGGAAACCATCGATTCGGTGGCGGCGCATTTGCTGCAGGCGCTCGCCGAGAAGTATCAATCCCAGCCCCAGATCGTGGAACACCTGGAAGCGATGCGGGAGGACATGGTCGACAACCTGGACATCTTCCTGGAGGACAGCGAAGACCAGGCTGCGTTTGCCTACGCCGCCCTTGACCGCAAAATGCCCCGGCGCTATCTGGTCAATCTCCTGGTACACCACAAGAATGACAAGGTTCCGGTCATCGTCGAGGACAATCCGACGTACCACAACCTGTTCGGCTACGTGGAAAATGTCACCTACAAAGGGACGGTCTTCACTGACTTTTCGCTGATACGGCCGGGCAGTCTGCACAAGGCCAATGGCGGCTACCTGTTAATGGATGCGATCAAGGTGCTGGAGCAGCCCTACGTATGGGACGGCCTCAAGCGGGCCCTGCGCTCGCGGCAGTTGACGATCAACTCCCTGGAGCGCGAGCTGACTTTCTCCGGCACCATTTCCCTGGAACCCGAGCCTATCCCGCTTGAGGTCAAAATCGTGCTGTTCGGTGACCGCGAGACCTGGTTGCTGTTGCAGGAGCATGATCCCGAGTTTGCAGAGCTGTTCCGGGTCACGGCCGACTTCGAAAACGAGATGCCCCGTACGCCCGAAAGCCAGAGTCTCTACGCCAAGTTCATCGCCAGTCTGGTGGTTGAGAAGGACTTGCTGCACTGCTCAAGAACCGCTGTTGCCCGGATCATCGAATACAGTGCCCGGCTGGCTGAACACCAGGACCGGCTTTCACTCCACGCCGCGGACATCGCCAACCTCCTGCGGGAGTCGGACTTCTGGGCACGCCAGAGCAAAGCCCGGCAAATCGGCCGCGACCATATTGACCAGGCCCTGGAAAGTGCCCGGCACCGCAGTAGCCGGATCCGGGATCATATTTACCAGAGCATCGCCGACGGCACTACGCTGCTGTCCGTCACGGGCCTGGTGGTAGGCCAGGTCAATGCGCTGTCCGTGTTGAGCACAGGGGGTTACGAATTTGGCATGCCTAACCGGATATCGGCGGTGTGCCACTATGGCGACGGCGACATTATCGACATCGAGCGCGATGTGAAACTGGGCGGGTCCATGCACTCGAAGGGTGTGCTAATCCTTTCTTCGTGGCTGGCGAGCCATTTTGCCCGGACGCACCCCATGCACCTGTCCGCCAGTCTGACTTTTGAGCAATCCTATTCTGAAGTGGACGGCGACAGCGCGTCCCTGGCGGAGCTTTGTGCGCTGATCTCGGCACTGTCTGAGATTCCCATTCAGCAGCGCTTTGCGGTAACCGGCTCGGTCAACCAGTTCGGAGAGGTACAACCTGTTGGCGGCCTCAACGAGAAAATCGAAGGTTTCTTTGACGCCTGTGAGCTCAAGGGTCTGAGCGGCGACCAGGGGGTTATCATTCCTTCCACCAATGTGTCCAACCTGATGCTGAATGAGAAGGTCATGGATGCAGCCAAGGCCGGCAAGTTCACGATTCATGCCGTCACAAGGGTCGAGGACGCCGTGGAGCTCTTGATGGGCAAGGCAGCGGGCAAAGCAGGCCGAGGCAAGCGCTATCTGAAAGGTACCGTGTTCGGGGCAATCCAGAAACGACTCGACGATATGCGCGCTGAGGAGCGGGCAGAGCAGAGCGCCGGACTGGAGCAACTGGAAGCGCACCTGCATAGACAATGA
- a CDS encoding M23 family metallopeptidase — translation MFRKILATLCLACVAAGAVAVELELDGQLTQGALIRGQTAPGNQVLLNGEPVKVTEQGMFAIGFGRDAALEHELEIVPEDGQPLTRKLKLSPRDYEIQRVEGVPQRTVTPDESSLARIREEAAQVRQARATDSARTDFTGDFIWPVGGRISGVYGSQRFYNGEPRTPHYGIDVARPAGTPVVAPAGGVVTLAHPDMFYSGGTLLIDHGFGVSSTFLHLSEILVEEGQEVRQGEKVARVGATGRATGPHLDWRINWYGERLDPVTVAPPIVDGHAPGPNAEQE, via the coding sequence ATGTTCCGGAAAATTTTAGCGACGTTATGTCTCGCATGCGTCGCAGCGGGTGCGGTTGCGGTAGAGCTGGAACTGGACGGGCAACTGACCCAGGGCGCACTCATTCGCGGCCAGACGGCGCCCGGCAATCAGGTCCTGCTTAATGGTGAGCCTGTCAAGGTCACTGAGCAGGGCATGTTTGCCATTGGCTTCGGGCGCGATGCCGCGCTTGAGCATGAACTCGAAATTGTGCCGGAGGATGGACAGCCGCTGACGCGCAAGCTCAAGCTCAGCCCGCGCGATTACGAAATTCAGCGGGTCGAAGGCGTGCCCCAGCGTACCGTGACACCAGATGAGAGCTCGCTGGCCCGGATTCGCGAAGAAGCTGCCCAGGTACGGCAAGCCCGGGCCACGGATAGCGCTCGCACAGACTTTACGGGTGACTTCATCTGGCCCGTGGGCGGGCGTATCAGCGGCGTCTATGGCAGTCAGCGTTTCTATAACGGTGAACCACGAACCCCACACTACGGTATCGACGTCGCGCGGCCCGCAGGCACGCCCGTTGTCGCGCCGGCGGGCGGTGTGGTAACCCTGGCTCATCCGGACATGTTCTATTCGGGTGGTACGCTGCTGATTGACCACGGCTTTGGTGTTTCCTCAACCTTTCTGCACCTGTCTGAGATCCTTGTGGAAGAGGGCCAGGAGGTCAGACAGGGCGAGAAAGTTGCACGGGTCGGCGCTACCGGGCGGGCGACCGGCCCGCACCTGGATTGGCGTATAAATTGGTACGGTGAAAGGCTGGATCCGGTAACGGTTGCCCCACCAATCGTAGATGGGCATGCGCCCGGCCCAAACGCAGAGCAGGAATAA
- the fixJ gene encoding response regulator FixJ, producing MTQIQQTVFVVEDDEAVRDSLALLLESEGLPVKTFDSGADFLERWSAELNGCIVLDIRMPGMDGMAVQKALNERGSLLPVIFVTGHGDVPLAVEAMRHGAVDFIEKPYRDSVLLEKVRAALTEHAEQRALSGQQDLILERIRSMTPREREIMDRMVEGQANKVIAIELEISQRTVEIHRSRVMHKMGTHSLAQLVRMVMAVRDKIA from the coding sequence ATGACCCAGATCCAACAAACCGTTTTTGTCGTCGAGGATGATGAAGCCGTGCGGGATTCGCTCGCGCTCCTGCTTGAATCTGAAGGTCTGCCGGTAAAGACGTTCGACTCTGGCGCGGATTTTCTGGAGCGTTGGTCGGCTGAGCTCAATGGCTGCATTGTGCTTGATATTCGCATGCCAGGCATGGATGGCATGGCCGTGCAAAAGGCGCTCAATGAGCGGGGCTCCCTGTTGCCGGTTATTTTCGTAACCGGCCACGGCGACGTCCCGCTTGCGGTGGAAGCCATGCGCCATGGCGCGGTGGACTTCATCGAGAAGCCCTACCGTGACAGTGTGCTGCTGGAGAAAGTCAGGGCGGCGCTGACGGAGCATGCCGAGCAGCGCGCACTGTCGGGTCAGCAGGACCTTATTCTGGAGCGCATTCGCAGCATGACGCCCCGCGAGCGGGAGATCATGGATCGCATGGTCGAGGGGCAGGCCAATAAAGTCATCGCTATCGAGCTCGAAATCAGCCAGCGTACCGTCGAGATTCATCGCTCCAGGGTCATGCACAAAATGGGCACTCACTCACTGGCCCAGTTAGTGCGCATGGTGATGGCGGTGAGGGATAAAATCGCTTGA
- a CDS encoding ATP-binding response regulator — translation MNDTPQTSPGNVPEDGAYARENAAGKAGSAPYRTSARETSGATILLVDDNPQNLKVLYETLNDRGYHLLIANDGEKALSLAARHQPELILLDIMMPGMDGFSVCEHLKASPATEHSAVVFLSALDDLEAKVRGFALGGVDYIAKPFQAQEVIARVDTHVRVIQLERTLKSRNEKLEADQARILNAISEGIYGLDTDGRIAFANPAAASTLRSTVDTLIGRDFFDLHFAKDAAMGESAPGRSTCKLGLEEHRRNVAMARPDGSFFAAELWATPALEKGELRGAVIVFRDITVELQAEAELEEARKTVQFQRSELDHAARLSTIGEMTAGFAHEVNQPLTAIANYAQLAVRLSGADRLDVDGLRQVLGKIEAQSHRASEIIRHIRGFVRTPSGGARAVSVYDLLAETCGFAEVDAETNEVELRLEVPPGLPPVYTDPAHVHQVALNLIRNALEATRSKGSHDAVEIVARREGAEMVVIEVRDRGCGLPPEAEQRLFHPFFTTKQEGMGIGLALCRSLVQAQGGEIGFKRRENGGTCFWFSLPVVSGEDAAL, via the coding sequence TTGAACGACACTCCGCAAACCAGTCCCGGAAATGTTCCTGAAGACGGCGCCTATGCCCGCGAAAACGCGGCCGGAAAAGCGGGCAGTGCGCCATATCGAACTTCAGCCAGAGAGACCTCGGGCGCCACGATACTGTTGGTCGACGATAATCCGCAGAACCTGAAAGTCCTCTATGAAACGCTCAATGACCGTGGTTATCACCTGCTGATAGCCAACGATGGCGAAAAAGCGCTGAGCCTCGCGGCACGCCATCAGCCCGAGCTGATCCTGCTGGACATCATGATGCCGGGCATGGACGGCTTCTCGGTCTGTGAGCACCTGAAAGCCAGCCCGGCAACCGAGCATTCTGCTGTCGTTTTTCTCTCTGCACTGGATGACCTTGAGGCCAAGGTAAGAGGCTTTGCGCTGGGGGGTGTCGATTACATTGCCAAGCCTTTCCAGGCTCAGGAAGTCATCGCCCGGGTGGACACACACGTAAGGGTGATCCAGCTTGAACGCACCCTCAAGTCCCGCAACGAAAAGCTTGAGGCTGATCAGGCACGCATTCTCAATGCGATCAGCGAGGGCATTTACGGGCTGGACACCGATGGGCGAATCGCATTCGCAAATCCGGCAGCGGCATCAACGCTGCGCTCGACCGTGGACACACTGATCGGCCGCGATTTTTTTGATCTGCATTTCGCGAAAGATGCCGCCATGGGTGAGTCAGCCCCCGGCCGTAGCACCTGTAAACTCGGTTTGGAAGAACATCGGCGCAACGTCGCCATGGCCCGGCCGGACGGCAGCTTTTTCGCCGCGGAACTGTGGGCGACGCCTGCACTGGAAAAAGGCGAGCTCCGGGGCGCGGTTATCGTGTTTCGCGACATCACGGTTGAGCTGCAGGCCGAGGCGGAGCTGGAGGAAGCCCGCAAAACCGTCCAGTTTCAGCGTAGTGAGCTGGACCACGCAGCCCGGTTATCGACGATTGGTGAGATGACTGCCGGCTTTGCCCACGAAGTGAATCAGCCGCTTACCGCAATAGCCAATTATGCCCAACTGGCGGTCCGTCTGAGCGGGGCGGATAGGCTTGATGTCGACGGGCTGCGCCAGGTTCTGGGCAAGATCGAGGCGCAATCCCATCGTGCCAGCGAGATCATCCGGCACATTCGCGGCTTTGTCCGCACCCCGTCGGGCGGCGCACGGGCGGTTTCCGTGTACGACCTGCTGGCGGAGACGTGCGGTTTCGCCGAAGTCGACGCGGAAACCAATGAGGTTGAACTTCGCCTGGAGGTGCCACCGGGTTTGCCCCCGGTCTATACAGACCCTGCACACGTGCACCAGGTGGCGCTGAACCTGATCCGCAACGCCCTTGAAGCTACCCGAAGCAAAGGTAGCCACGACGCGGTGGAGATCGTGGCCCGCAGAGAAGGGGCCGAAATGGTCGTCATCGAGGTGAGGGACCGTGGCTGTGGGTTGCCGCCTGAGGCAGAGCAGCGGCTGTTTCACCCCTTTTTTACCACCAAGCAGGAAGGCATGGGCATTGGGCTTGCGCTCTGCCGGTCTCTTGTCCAGGCGCAAGGCGGGGAAATCGGGTTTAAGAGGCGAGAGAATGGAGGCACCTGTTTCTGGTTTTCACTGCCTGTAGTGTCAGGAGAGGACGCCGCACTTTAA
- a CDS encoding PEP-CTERM sorting domain-containing protein, with translation MTGYFKALALVVPCLAISPAFAAPIVLDFEGLDSNEAVGGFYNGGVSENGNSGANYGVSFSDNALGLVDADAGGDGQFGGEPSPDTVLYFAEGEDLVLSVADGFGTSFSFFYSAVYTPAVVNIYDGMGGTGNILATLDIPVTTTDEGDPTGIFSPFFDLGIEFEGIGQSVAFEAYPEMLALDNVTFGEITDDNGNGGDPVAVPEPSTLALLGLSMLGLGAVRRRKHG, from the coding sequence ATGACTGGATATTTCAAAGCATTGGCTCTGGTAGTGCCATGCCTCGCAATCAGCCCCGCTTTTGCCGCGCCGATCGTCCTCGACTTCGAAGGGCTCGATAGCAACGAAGCTGTGGGTGGTTTTTACAACGGCGGCGTTAGCGAAAACGGCAACAGCGGCGCCAATTATGGTGTTTCATTCAGCGATAACGCTCTGGGACTGGTCGATGCCGATGCCGGCGGAGATGGCCAGTTCGGCGGCGAACCGAGTCCTGATACCGTTCTTTATTTCGCTGAAGGCGAAGACCTCGTATTGAGTGTTGCGGACGGGTTTGGAACCAGCTTCTCGTTCTTTTACAGCGCAGTGTATACGCCAGCCGTAGTAAATATTTACGACGGAATGGGCGGCACAGGCAATATCCTGGCGACGCTGGACATTCCGGTCACTACGACCGACGAAGGTGATCCCACGGGCATTTTCAGCCCGTTCTTTGACCTCGGCATAGAGTTTGAAGGCATTGGGCAGTCAGTCGCTTTTGAAGCGTACCCGGAGATGCTCGCCCTTGATAACGTGACATTCGGCGAAATTACCGATGACAACGGCAATGGCGGAGATCCGGTTGCTGTTCCTGAGCCTTCGACGCTGGCACTGCTAGGCCTTTCAATGCTTGGCCTGGGCGCGGTACGTCGTCGCAAGCACGGCTAA
- a CDS encoding DNA-3-methyladenine glycosylase, whose amino-acid sequence MPDPLPPSDSYQTFGPENALGRAFYGERTEKVARALLGQYLVRELSGELGGELGGELGGELLVGRISETEAYGGETDSASHASHGRTTRNAPMYGAPGHAYVYLIYGLHEMFNIVTEREGEAGAVLIRALEPVAGIGRMRTLRKGKPDFQLANGPGKLAQAMCINRRNLNTHDLCLGREIWLTPGSAVPKESVIVGPRVGIDFAVPEDRDAPLRFRLGGTISGAW is encoded by the coding sequence ATGCCTGATCCGCTGCCGCCGAGTGATTCATACCAGACCTTTGGCCCCGAAAACGCACTGGGCCGCGCTTTCTATGGGGAACGCACAGAGAAGGTCGCCAGGGCATTGCTGGGCCAGTACCTGGTTCGAGAGTTGAGCGGAGAGTTGGGCGGAGAGTTGGGCGGAGAGTTGGGCGGCGAGCTCCTGGTCGGCCGCATCAGCGAAACTGAAGCCTATGGTGGCGAGACGGATTCGGCCAGTCATGCATCGCACGGCCGGACCACGAGAAACGCGCCCATGTACGGTGCCCCCGGTCATGCCTACGTCTATCTTATCTACGGTTTGCACGAGATGTTCAATATCGTGACCGAGAGGGAAGGCGAGGCGGGGGCGGTGCTAATCCGCGCCCTCGAACCCGTTGCCGGTATCGGCAGAATGCGAACGCTGCGAAAGGGTAAACCCGATTTTCAGCTGGCCAATGGCCCCGGCAAGTTAGCGCAGGCTATGTGCATCAATCGCCGGAACCTGAACACTCATGACCTCTGCCTCGGGCGGGAGATATGGCTGACGCCGGGGTCAGCAGTACCGAAAGAAAGTGTCATCGTCGGTCCGCGAGTCGGGATCGATTTCGCCGTGCCGGAGGACCGGGACGCCCCGTTGCGCTTTCGGCTGGGCGGGACTATTTCCGGCGCCTGGTGA
- a CDS encoding SDR family oxidoreductase, whose translation MFSTRKNASTADHFRNTVAWITGASSGIGEALAVGLAGSGARLVLSARRESELDRVARRCHQAGSAETDVMVLPLDITDSDSMAGASAKVLERFGQIDLLINNAGVSQRSRCAETDLSVYRKLMDVDVIGQIALTQAVLPHMLERGAGHIAATASVAGKVGVPLRTGYCAAKHAVMGFFDALRAEVEDSGITVSTIVPGFISTPIARHALAGDGQPFNKSDEEISGGMNVDECARVVIAGLARGQREIPVGKGKEMHALWLKRLSPELIFNITRRRK comes from the coding sequence ATGTTCTCAACAAGAAAAAATGCCAGCACCGCGGACCATTTCAGGAACACTGTCGCCTGGATAACCGGCGCATCCTCCGGTATCGGCGAGGCTCTGGCGGTAGGTCTCGCAGGCTCGGGAGCCCGGCTGGTTCTATCAGCCCGGCGGGAAAGTGAACTGGACCGAGTCGCCAGGCGCTGCCACCAGGCGGGAAGCGCTGAGACCGACGTGATGGTTCTGCCGCTCGATATTACCGACAGCGATTCGATGGCGGGGGCATCCGCCAAGGTACTTGAACGCTTCGGCCAGATCGATCTGCTGATCAACAACGCCGGTGTATCCCAGCGATCGCGCTGCGCCGAGACTGACCTCTCGGTTTACCGGAAGCTGATGGACGTGGACGTGATCGGCCAGATCGCGCTGACCCAGGCGGTGCTTCCGCATATGCTCGAACGCGGCGCCGGCCACATCGCTGCCACGGCCAGCGTTGCTGGCAAAGTCGGTGTGCCGCTACGTACGGGATACTGCGCTGCCAAGCACGCTGTAATGGGGTTTTTCGATGCGCTCCGCGCCGAAGTCGAGGACAGCGGCATCACGGTCTCGACCATCGTTCCCGGCTTCATCAGCACCCCTATCGCGCGTCATGCGCTTGCCGGTGATGGTCAGCCTTTCAACAAGAGTGATGAGGAAATCAGCGGCGGCATGAACGTTGATGAGTGCGCCAGGGTCGTTATCGCAGGGCTGGCCCGGGGACAACGGGAAATCCCGGTGGGCAAGGGCAAGGAGATGCATGCCCTTTGGTTGAAAAGGCTGTCACCTGAACTCATCTTCAATATCACCAGGCGCCGGAAATAG
- a CDS encoding HPF/RaiA family ribosome-associated protein yields the protein MQVPLELSYKDVPKIGWIDSYVAERVERLDRLSDDIIACRVAIERKQHNHVKGNPYRARVEVTLPQKKDLVADKTGTVESLDVQLRPIIRKAFEAVEKQIQKETARRRGEVKHHDEPQALVVRLFEKEGYGFIKSPLDGEEYYFHRNAVLHDDFERLSPGTRVRFVAEMGEDGPQASTVQIIDKPGVNTEEGQDETLDRPAGWENH from the coding sequence ATGCAGGTACCCCTGGAGCTCAGCTATAAGGACGTCCCGAAGATAGGCTGGATCGACAGCTATGTAGCAGAAAGAGTGGAGCGGCTAGACCGTCTCTCGGACGACATTATCGCCTGCCGCGTCGCGATCGAACGGAAGCAGCACAATCACGTAAAGGGCAATCCCTACCGCGCCCGGGTTGAAGTGACTCTCCCCCAGAAAAAAGACCTCGTCGCCGACAAAACGGGAACGGTGGAGAGCCTGGACGTGCAGCTTCGGCCGATCATTCGCAAGGCCTTCGAGGCGGTGGAAAAGCAGATCCAGAAGGAAACTGCCCGGCGCCGTGGCGAGGTCAAGCACCACGATGAGCCGCAGGCCCTGGTGGTTCGCCTGTTTGAAAAAGAGGGCTATGGGTTTATCAAGTCGCCGCTGGACGGTGAAGAATACTACTTCCATCGAAATGCCGTCCTTCATGACGACTTCGAACGTCTGAGCCCCGGCACCCGGGTGCGTTTCGTTGCCGAGATGGGAGAAGACGGGCCCCAGGCCAGCACGGTACAGATAATCGACAAACCCGGAGTCAACACTGAAGAAGGCCAGGACGAGACGCTTGATCGTCCCGCTGGCTGGGAAAATCACTGA